From a single Nicotiana tomentosiformis chromosome 2, ASM39032v3, whole genome shotgun sequence genomic region:
- the LOC138904531 gene encoding uncharacterized protein: MRQALLVKIKLGFIDGTCLKSSYKGDLANQWERCNAVVLSWIAEFQPSIIYASNARKVWNEFRERFEKSNLTRLYHLWTSIGALKQGTDSVTQYYSKLKDLWDEMDLMIPTSGCDCEENKPFIEKFRNLHLLQFLVGLNESYSHVRSNVLLRSPTLTVNQAYTLAMQEESQRTLGMDNTDREPLTMLAGRGQGLKPKKPGLICEHCGYKGHLTKNCYRIIGFPSDFKSKKKAQGVGGKSYANVSIGEAEGSNSKKSQGNFLTEEQYKQLMNVFNKS; this comes from the coding sequence ATGCGTCAAGCGCTGCTGGTCAAAATCAAGCTAGGGTTCATTGACGGAACCTGCTTGAAGAGCTCCTACAAAGGAGATTTGGCAAACCAGTGGGAGCGATGCAACGCTGTGGTGCTCTCATGGATAGCTGAATTTCAACCTAGTATCATCTACGCTTCGAATGCGAGAAAGGTCTGGAACGAATTCAGGGAGCGGTTTGAGAAATCAAATCTCACCAGACTTTATCACTTGTGGACATCAATTGGAGCCTTGAAGCAAGGTACTGACTCTGTAACTCAATATTACTCAAAATTGAAGGATTTATGGGACGAGATGGACTTGATGATACCTACTTCAGGCTGTGATTGTGAAGAGAATAAACCTTTCattgaaaaatttagaaaccTGCATTTACTGCAATTTTTGGTCGGCCTAAATGAATCATACAGTCATGTTCGAAGTAATGTGTTACTTAGAAGTCCTACACTAACTGTGAATCAAGCATATACTCTAGCTATGCAGGAAGAGAGTCAACGCACACTAGGGATGGATAACACTGATAGAGAACCCTTAACCATGCTAGCTGGTAGAGGGCAAGGTCTCAAACCTAAGAAGCCAGGGTTGATTTGTGAACATTGTGGGTATAAGGGACACTTAACGAAAAATTGTTATAGGATTATAGGATTTCCTTCTGATTTCAAAAGTAAGAAGAAAGCTCAAGGAGTAGGAGGCAAGTCTTATGCCAACGTTTCAATTGGTGAGGCAGAAGGTTCCAATAGCAAGAAATCGCAAGGGAACTTTCTCACAGAAGAGCAGTACAAGCAATTGATGAACGTCTTCAACAAATCTTAA